A genomic region of Runella rosea contains the following coding sequences:
- a CDS encoding RagB/SusD family nutrient uptake outer membrane protein has product MKLKYIFVLLTSALFMGCNLEELPEATTSKGPIFGSESGLVLYSNSFYTMFNGKNLHRADAMSDYLARRDSPPFITEGNFSAQISSGWTWNDLRNINYFIQNCNDPRVPVAVRNNYLGIAKFFRAWFYFDKVKRFGDVPWIGKPLDVTDTELLFKGRDPRTMVMDSVLADLDFACQNIITGSEPSRSLVTKYVAYAFKARVALHEGTFRKYHTNLGLQATASGLLNQAAVAAKKVMDESGYKLYDGAGIDKSYRQVFINGAPIATEVMLSAVCDLALNNLNDANWYWTSGTYGDKASFIRSFINTYLNIDGTPFTNNPAYKTMLFKDEVKGRDKRLTQTIRAGDYKRVNAGVLVPSPPLFSYTFTGYMPIKWALDDMYYDTRDLNINSVSIFRYAEVLLVYAEAKAELGTLTDADWALTIGALRKRAGITGGLTTKPTVVDKYLQTTYFPAITDPVLLEVRRERGIELCLEGFRFDDIVRWKRGELMQMEWNGMYVPELNKPMDLNEDGILDVAFYKTLPTKVPGVTYVEVSPSIAGKPNSQLISGDTSGELTWLNNIPRKWAERNYYYPIPTGDLITNPKLTQNPGW; this is encoded by the coding sequence ATGAAGCTCAAATATATTTTTGTTTTACTGACATCTGCCCTTTTTATGGGCTGTAATTTGGAGGAACTTCCCGAAGCTACCACCTCAAAAGGCCCTATTTTTGGCAGCGAGAGCGGTTTGGTGCTTTATTCCAATTCGTTTTATACGATGTTTAACGGTAAAAATCTTCACCGGGCCGATGCCATGTCAGACTATTTGGCCCGTAGAGATTCGCCGCCGTTTATCACCGAAGGCAATTTCAGCGCCCAAATAAGCTCGGGCTGGACGTGGAATGATTTAAGAAATATCAATTATTTCATCCAGAACTGCAACGACCCCAGAGTGCCCGTCGCGGTCCGCAACAATTACCTTGGGATTGCCAAGTTTTTTAGAGCTTGGTTTTATTTCGATAAAGTAAAACGTTTTGGCGATGTTCCGTGGATTGGCAAACCCCTTGACGTGACCGATACCGAATTATTGTTTAAGGGCCGGGACCCCCGCACCATGGTGATGGATTCGGTGTTGGCTGATTTGGATTTTGCCTGTCAAAATATTATTACGGGAAGTGAGCCTTCTCGTAGTTTGGTGACCAAATACGTGGCCTATGCTTTCAAAGCAAGAGTTGCCCTCCACGAAGGGACATTCCGCAAATACCACACCAATCTGGGGTTGCAGGCTACGGCGAGTGGGTTGCTAAACCAGGCGGCAGTAGCGGCTAAGAAGGTAATGGATGAGTCGGGTTATAAATTGTACGACGGGGCAGGTATTGACAAATCGTACCGACAGGTGTTTATCAATGGCGCGCCGATTGCGACCGAAGTAATGCTCTCGGCGGTGTGTGATTTGGCATTAAACAACTTAAACGATGCCAACTGGTACTGGACAAGCGGTACGTATGGCGACAAAGCTAGTTTTATCCGAAGCTTTATCAATACTTACCTGAACATCGACGGGACGCCCTTTACCAACAATCCAGCCTACAAAACCATGTTGTTTAAAGACGAGGTAAAAGGGCGCGATAAACGGCTGACCCAAACCATCCGGGCAGGAGACTACAAGCGCGTAAACGCGGGGGTTTTGGTACCTTCTCCGCCGCTTTTCTCGTATACGTTTACGGGCTATATGCCCATCAAATGGGCATTGGATGATATGTATTACGACACCCGTGACCTCAATATCAACTCAGTAAGCATTTTCCGCTATGCCGAAGTGTTGTTGGTGTATGCCGAAGCCAAAGCGGAGCTCGGAACACTTACGGATGCCGATTGGGCCTTGACCATCGGGGCGTTGCGTAAAAGAGCGGGGATTACGGGCGGGCTTACCACCAAACCAACCGTGGTTGATAAGTATCTGCAAACCACGTATTTTCCAGCCATTACTGACCCCGTTTTGTTGGAAGTTAGGCGCGAAAGAGGCATTGAATTGTGCTTAGAAGGATTCCGTTTTGACGACATCGTACGCTGGAAAAGGGGCGAATTGATGCAAATGGAATGGAACGGAATGTACGTTCCTGAACTGAATAAACCTATGGATTTGAACGAAGATGGTATTTTGGATGTGGCTTTCTATAAAACGCTACCAACCAAAGTTCCGGGTGTAACCTACGTAGAAGTTTCGCCGTCCATTGCGGGTAAGCCCAATTCTCAGCTTATTTCGGGAGATACTTCGGGCGAACTTACTTGGCTGAATAATATTCCCAGAAAATGGGCGGAGAGAAACTATTACTACCCCATTCCAACGGGAGATCTTATTACGAATCCAAAACTCACCCAAAACCCAGGTTGGTAA
- a CDS encoding sugar phosphate isomerase/epimerase family protein: MKTIKGPAIFLAQFMGDEAPFNSLDTIAAYMADLGYKGIQIPTWDPRCIDLKTAAESKTYCDEYKGKLADIGVEITELSSHLQGQLVAVHPAYDPMFDGFASPEVRNNPAARTEWAVQQLMWAAKASQNLGLTSHVTFSGALLWPFLYPWPQRPAGLVETGFKELGKRWTPILNAFDEAGVNVGYELHPGEDLHDGITFEMFLEAVGNHPRAGINYDPSHFVLQQLDYLQFIDFYHERIFAYHVKDAEFNPTGKQGVYSGFQGWADRAGRFRSLGDGQVDFSGIFSKLSQYNYDGWAVLEWECCIKSPVQGAAEGAPFIADHIIQVTEKAFDDFAGTGTDEAFNRKVLGL, encoded by the coding sequence ATGAAAACCATCAAAGGACCTGCCATATTTTTGGCGCAATTCATGGGCGATGAAGCCCCGTTTAATTCGTTGGATACCATCGCCGCTTACATGGCTGATTTGGGGTATAAAGGCATTCAGATTCCAACGTGGGATCCGCGTTGCATTGACCTTAAAACCGCCGCCGAGTCAAAAACGTATTGCGACGAATACAAAGGGAAATTGGCCGATATCGGCGTTGAAATCACCGAACTTTCTTCGCACCTGCAAGGGCAATTGGTGGCCGTTCACCCCGCATACGACCCCATGTTTGACGGTTTTGCGTCGCCCGAAGTACGTAATAATCCTGCGGCCCGGACCGAATGGGCGGTGCAGCAGTTGATGTGGGCCGCAAAAGCCTCTCAAAACTTAGGGTTAACCTCACACGTTACCTTCTCCGGTGCGTTATTATGGCCGTTTTTGTATCCGTGGCCACAGCGCCCTGCTGGATTGGTAGAAACGGGCTTTAAAGAACTCGGAAAGCGTTGGACGCCGATTTTGAATGCCTTCGATGAAGCGGGCGTAAACGTTGGATATGAGCTTCACCCTGGCGAAGACCTTCACGATGGAATTACGTTTGAAATGTTTCTGGAAGCCGTGGGCAATCACCCACGGGCAGGTATCAACTACGACCCAAGCCACTTTGTGTTGCAACAATTGGATTACCTCCAATTCATTGATTTCTACCACGAGCGTATTTTTGCTTACCACGTGAAAGATGCAGAATTCAACCCAACGGGCAAACAGGGCGTGTACAGTGGATTCCAAGGTTGGGCCGACCGGGCGGGGCGTTTCCGCTCTTTGGGCGACGGACAGGTGGATTTTAGCGGTATTTTCTCAAAACTTTCGCAGTACAACTACGATGGTTGGGCCGTGTTGGAATGGGAGTGCTGCATCAAGTCGCCCGTACAGGGAGCCGCCGAAGGGGCGCCGTTCATTGCCGATCATATCATTCAGGTAACTGAAAAAGCCTTTGACGACTTTGCGGGTACTGGCACCGACGAAGCCTTCAACCGTAAAGTGCTTGGTTTGTAA
- a CDS encoding c-type cytochrome: MKKWITALFALTAIVSLVALTPSPVSTKSADPREDSLAADRAKYTKMVKEAIAGKEKLPAEQVFKNIKLFKGQPAEAILGIMENRWSKTLGVSCSHCHNVNDWASEEKHDHAIARDMVAMVGKINDDLLATIPAYATKERKPRIGCSTCHRGESHPGRPNTARAGGPGAPPRN; encoded by the coding sequence ATGAAAAAATGGATTACTGCTCTTTTTGCACTTACGGCAATTGTGTCGTTGGTTGCACTTACTCCTTCGCCCGTTTCGACCAAGTCGGCCGACCCTCGCGAGGATAGCCTTGCCGCCGACCGCGCCAAATACACCAAAATGGTTAAAGAAGCCATTGCAGGCAAAGAAAAATTACCCGCTGAACAAGTTTTCAAAAACATCAAACTTTTCAAGGGGCAACCAGCAGAGGCGATATTGGGTATTATGGAAAACCGCTGGAGCAAAACGCTTGGCGTAAGCTGCAGCCACTGCCACAACGTAAATGATTGGGCGTCAGAAGAAAAACATGACCACGCCATTGCCCGCGACATGGTAGCGATGGTTGGTAAAATCAACGATGATTTGCTGGCTACCATCCCTGCTTACGCCACTAAAGAGCGCAAGCCACGTATCGGATGTAGCACTTGCCACCGTGGTGAGTCACACCCTGGCCGGCCAAACACAGCCCGCGCAGGTGGTCCAGGTGCCCCTCCAAGAAACTAA